The following are encoded in a window of Algiphilus aromaticivorans DG1253 genomic DNA:
- the map gene encoding type I methionyl aminopeptidase has product MAITIKNAEELEGMRAACQAAASVLQYLEDHVQPGVTTGQLDDLAREYVLGPLGCTSATIGYTAGGSRPPFPGAICSSVNHVVCHGIPGNKKLKRGDIMNIDVTVIKDGWHGDTSKMFYVGEPTVLGRRLSETAHTAMVAGIEQVRPGATLGDIGHAIQQVAEAEGFSIVREYCGHGIGRVFHEDPQVLHYGKPGAGEVLKTGMTFTIEPMVNAGAPGTRELPDGWTVVTRDHSLSAQWEHTIAVTDSGYEVLTLRNGAV; this is encoded by the coding sequence ATGGCTATCACGATCAAGAACGCCGAGGAGCTGGAAGGCATGCGTGCCGCCTGTCAGGCTGCTGCCAGCGTGCTCCAGTACCTCGAAGACCACGTGCAGCCCGGCGTCACCACCGGCCAGCTCGACGATCTAGCACGGGAATACGTGCTCGGTCCGCTCGGCTGCACTTCTGCGACCATCGGTTATACCGCCGGTGGCAGCCGGCCGCCCTTCCCCGGCGCCATCTGCTCCTCGGTGAATCACGTCGTCTGCCACGGTATTCCGGGCAACAAGAAGCTTAAGCGCGGCGACATCATGAATATCGACGTCACCGTCATCAAGGACGGCTGGCACGGCGACACCTCGAAGATGTTCTACGTCGGCGAGCCCACAGTCTTGGGCCGGCGCCTATCCGAAACGGCGCACACCGCCATGGTGGCCGGCATCGAGCAGGTGCGCCCGGGCGCCACTCTGGGCGATATCGGTCACGCCATCCAGCAGGTAGCGGAGGCCGAGGGCTTCTCCATCGTGCGCGAGTACTGCGGCCACGGCATCGGCCGTGTCTTCCACGAGGACCCGCAGGTGCTGCACTACGGCAAGCCCGGTGCGGGCGAAGTGCTGAAGACCGGCATGACCTTCACGATCGAGCCGATGGTCAACGCCGGCGCGCCCGGCACCCGCGAGCTGCCTGACGGCTGGACCGTCGTGACCCGCGACCACTCGCTGTCGGCGCAGTGGGAGCACACCATCGCCGTTACCGACTCGGGCTACGAAGTCCTGACCCTGCGCAACGGCGCCGTCTGA
- the glnD gene encoding [protein-PII] uridylyltransferase produces the protein MDLDEAVSENDVTFSPDSIRKRLRGDADGRIARFRDTLRWGGERLTALFHEGAPAENLVRARAQLVDELLHAAWQLHVGEAGDDLALLAVGGYGRRELLPHSDIDLLVLHSEEGLERHRAGIEQMMAFFWDIGLEVGASVRTPADCREQARDDLSIFTTLTEHRLLVGSPKLVETLERELGPDNVWPSADFFRAKKAEQAARHAKFDDTGYKLEPNVKESPGGLRDIQTVAWVAKRHFDARSLADLRERGFLSKQECDELYAGQDFLWRVRFALHMLTGREEDRLLFDHQARVAELFGYEDADSSLAVEQFMQLYYRTIKMLICLNDMLLQLFEQAILGDENAGETTDINARFCTRNHFIEARRDNVFREQPWALIEIFLLLQRHPEVQGISAGTLRLIRRDRRLVDEGLRETVLARELFITMFREGRGLTRALRRMNRYGVLGRYLPTFGRVIGHMQYDLFHTLTVDEHTLYVVRNLRRMAMERFREELPFAHKVMKRIPRKDLLYLGGLFHDIGKGQGGDHSTIGAETARRFCLEHGLSHADAELVDWLVRSHLLMSLTAQRMDISDPEVVNEFAQKVGSRARLDYLFLLTCADIRATNPKLWNSWRKSLLEELYRATAAAFERGTEHPQDTTEVVADRRARALEISGIDAARAEAIWQRFDTDYFLRHTPEELAWHLPALLESRQSDTLALVDDVAERGTTVFVYTRDRDLLFAVSTGVLAQLGLTILDARLNTTADGYALDSYVVVEGDGSPIDSDGRRKEIRDALLAKLTGPQLTRVTVSQKPSRQLRHFNTPTTAHYYPEEGRARTAIELVSADRPGLLSRVGEIFAEHGVRLDAAKIATIGERAEDVFYVTDAQQQALQDDQRLQALCEALTARIRDDAQN, from the coding sequence ATGGATCTCGACGAAGCCGTTAGCGAGAACGACGTCACTTTCAGCCCGGACAGCATCCGCAAGCGGCTGCGCGGCGATGCCGATGGGCGCATCGCGCGCTTCCGCGACACGCTGCGTTGGGGCGGCGAGCGCCTGACGGCCCTGTTTCACGAGGGCGCGCCGGCAGAAAACCTGGTGCGCGCCCGCGCTCAGCTCGTCGACGAGCTACTGCACGCCGCCTGGCAGCTACACGTCGGCGAAGCCGGCGACGACCTCGCCCTGCTCGCCGTCGGCGGCTACGGTCGCCGCGAGCTGCTACCGCATTCGGACATCGACCTGCTCGTTCTCCATTCCGAGGAAGGCCTGGAACGCCACCGCGCCGGTATCGAGCAGATGATGGCCTTTTTCTGGGACATCGGCCTGGAAGTCGGTGCCTCCGTGCGCACACCCGCCGACTGCCGCGAGCAGGCGCGCGACGATCTCAGCATCTTCACAACACTGACCGAACACCGTCTGCTCGTCGGCAGCCCGAAGCTGGTGGAAACGCTGGAGCGCGAGCTGGGACCGGATAACGTCTGGCCCAGCGCCGACTTCTTCCGCGCCAAGAAGGCCGAACAGGCGGCACGCCACGCCAAGTTCGATGACACGGGCTACAAGCTGGAGCCCAACGTCAAGGAAAGCCCCGGGGGATTGCGCGACATCCAGACCGTCGCATGGGTGGCCAAGCGGCATTTCGACGCGCGCTCCCTCGCCGACCTGCGCGAGCGCGGCTTTCTCTCCAAGCAGGAGTGCGACGAGCTCTACGCCGGGCAAGATTTCCTCTGGCGCGTGCGCTTCGCACTGCACATGCTCACCGGGCGTGAAGAGGACCGCCTGCTCTTCGATCACCAAGCGCGCGTCGCCGAGCTCTTCGGCTACGAGGACGCCGACTCTTCGCTGGCCGTCGAGCAGTTTATGCAGCTGTACTACCGCACGATCAAGATGCTGATCTGCCTGAACGACATGCTGCTGCAACTCTTCGAGCAGGCGATCCTGGGCGACGAGAACGCCGGCGAAACTACCGACATCAACGCCCGCTTCTGCACGCGCAACCATTTCATCGAGGCCCGCCGCGACAACGTATTCCGCGAACAGCCCTGGGCGCTCATCGAGATATTCCTCCTGCTGCAGCGTCACCCCGAGGTGCAAGGCATCAGCGCCGGCACGCTGCGCCTGATTCGGCGCGACCGCCGCCTGGTCGACGAAGGCCTGCGCGAGACCGTGCTCGCGCGTGAACTCTTCATCACCATGTTCCGCGAAGGCCGGGGTCTGACGCGGGCACTGCGCCGCATGAACCGTTACGGCGTGCTGGGCCGCTACCTGCCCACATTCGGACGGGTCATCGGGCACATGCAGTACGACCTCTTCCACACATTGACGGTGGATGAGCACACCCTCTATGTCGTGCGCAACCTGCGCCGCATGGCCATGGAGCGCTTCCGCGAGGAATTGCCCTTCGCCCACAAGGTGATGAAGCGCATCCCCCGCAAGGATCTGCTCTATCTGGGCGGGCTCTTCCATGACATTGGCAAGGGCCAGGGCGGCGACCATTCCACCATCGGCGCCGAGACTGCGCGTCGCTTCTGCCTGGAGCACGGCCTGTCCCACGCTGACGCCGAGCTCGTGGATTGGCTGGTGCGCAGCCATCTGCTGATGTCGCTGACCGCCCAGCGCATGGATATTTCCGATCCGGAAGTCGTCAACGAGTTCGCGCAGAAGGTCGGCTCGCGGGCGCGGCTGGATTACCTCTTCCTGCTGACCTGCGCCGACATCCGCGCCACCAACCCCAAGCTCTGGAACAGCTGGCGCAAGTCGCTGCTTGAAGAGCTGTACCGCGCTACCGCCGCAGCCTTCGAGCGCGGCACCGAGCATCCGCAGGACACCACCGAGGTCGTCGCCGACCGGCGCGCCCGCGCCCTGGAGATCAGCGGCATCGACGCCGCACGCGCAGAAGCAATCTGGCAGCGCTTCGACACCGACTACTTCCTGCGCCACACGCCCGAGGAACTGGCCTGGCATCTGCCGGCGCTGCTGGAATCCCGGCAGAGCGACACGCTCGCGCTGGTCGACGATGTCGCCGAGCGCGGCACCACGGTCTTCGTCTATACCCGCGACCGGGATCTGCTCTTCGCGGTCAGCACCGGCGTGCTCGCGCAACTGGGGCTCACCATTCTGGACGCCCGCCTGAACACCACCGCGGACGGCTATGCGCTCGACTCCTATGTCGTGGTCGAGGGCGACGGCAGCCCGATCGACAGCGACGGCCGCCGCAAGGAGATCCGCGACGCCCTGCTGGCCAAGCTTACCGGCCCGCAGCTGACGCGCGTAACCGTCTCGCAGAAGCCGTCGCGCCAGCTGCGGCACTTCAACACGCCCACCACGGCGCACTATTACCCCGAGGAAGGCCGCGCGCGCACCGCCATCGAACTGGTCAGCGCCGATCGTCCCGGCCTGCTGTCGCGCGTCGGCGAGATCTTCGCCGAGCACGGGGTTCGTCTGGACGCGGCGAAGATCGCCACCATTGGCGAACGCGCCGAGGACGTCTTCTACGTCACCGACGCGCAGCAGCAGGCGCTGCAGGATGACCAGCGGCTGCAGGCGCTGTGCGAAGCGCTCACCGCACGTATCCGCGACGACGCGCAGAACTGA
- the dapD gene encoding 2,3,4,5-tetrahydropyridine-2,6-dicarboxylate N-succinyltransferase, with translation MSTELQSAIEQAWEARDSITPANREVAESVEACIQLLDSGQGRVAEPDGNGGWRVNEWLKKAVLLSFRLQGNEPVEMGALRGWDKVPLKYANWSEADFRDQGARVVPPAAVRRGAYIAPNVVLMPSFVNIGAWVGKGTMVDTWASIGSCAQIGSNVHVSAGAGIGGVLEPLQANPTIIEDDCFIGARSEIVEGVVVEQGSVISMGVFITQSTPIYDRESGEILRGRVPAGSVVVAGSLPRDNGAYSINCAVIVKRVDAATRAKVGLNALLRDV, from the coding sequence ATGAGCACCGAGCTGCAATCCGCCATCGAGCAGGCCTGGGAGGCCCGCGACTCGATCACCCCGGCGAATCGGGAGGTCGCGGAATCCGTCGAGGCCTGCATCCAGCTGTTGGACAGCGGACAGGGCCGCGTCGCCGAGCCGGACGGAAACGGCGGCTGGCGCGTCAATGAGTGGCTGAAGAAGGCGGTGCTGCTGTCTTTCCGTCTGCAGGGCAACGAGCCCGTCGAGATGGGCGCGCTGCGCGGCTGGGACAAGGTACCGCTGAAGTACGCGAATTGGAGCGAAGCGGACTTTCGCGACCAGGGCGCGCGCGTGGTGCCACCGGCGGCCGTGCGCCGTGGCGCCTATATCGCACCCAACGTCGTGCTGATGCCATCCTTCGTCAACATCGGCGCCTGGGTCGGTAAAGGCACCATGGTCGATACGTGGGCCAGCATTGGCTCCTGCGCCCAGATCGGCAGCAACGTTCACGTTTCGGCAGGTGCTGGCATTGGCGGCGTGCTGGAGCCGCTGCAGGCCAACCCCACGATCATCGAGGACGATTGCTTCATCGGCGCGCGCTCGGAGATTGTCGAAGGCGTGGTTGTCGAACAGGGCTCGGTGATCTCGATGGGCGTCTTTATCACGCAGTCAACCCCCATCTACGATCGCGAATCCGGCGAGATCCTGCGTGGCCGCGTCCCCGCCGGCTCGGTGGTTGTTGCCGGATCGCTGCCGCGCGACAACGGCGCCTACAGCATCAACTGCGCCGTCATCGTCAAGCGCGTCGACGCCGCGACCCGCGCCAAGGTCGGCCTCAACGCACTGCTGCGCGACGTCTGA